The following coding sequences lie in one Thermoleophilia bacterium genomic window:
- a CDS encoding DUF2855 family protein, which yields MTSSAYDFLVRRDDLRQGTIRPAPAADEIDLAPGQALLRIDNFSISANNVTYAALGDAMNYWEFFPSGEAEFGRVPAWGYCEVVRSEHDDLPVGKRIYGYMPMSTHFVVEPTGVSSSGFVDGADHRSALPAVYNRYGYTTPEEGDGESREPYVALFGPLFFTSWLLADEIVEEKFYGATRLLCSSASSKTALSLAFMLKRDHSETITLVGLTSAGNKGFVEGTGFYDEVVTYDDLDQLDPAVANAYIDFGGSADLRGRIHNRFGENLLADTVVGAADWEELAPDPDAEPLSGPKPGFFFAPNRVAKRNEDWGAAELRRKIANDQEAFIDSSKDWMTIRTGNGPEDMQRTFGEFLDGNVDPAEGWNITP from the coding sequence ATGACATCTTCCGCTTACGATTTCCTGGTTCGTCGCGACGACCTGCGGCAAGGCACGATCCGGCCGGCGCCCGCCGCCGACGAGATCGATCTCGCCCCCGGTCAGGCGCTCCTGAGGATCGACAACTTCTCGATCAGCGCCAACAACGTCACCTATGCCGCCTTGGGCGACGCGATGAATTACTGGGAGTTCTTCCCTTCGGGCGAAGCCGAGTTCGGCCGGGTGCCGGCCTGGGGTTACTGCGAGGTGGTCCGGTCCGAGCACGACGACCTGCCCGTCGGCAAGAGGATCTACGGATACATGCCGATGTCCACGCATTTCGTGGTCGAACCGACCGGCGTCTCCTCTTCCGGATTCGTCGACGGCGCCGACCACCGCTCCGCGCTTCCGGCGGTCTACAACCGCTACGGCTACACCACGCCCGAAGAAGGTGACGGCGAGTCCCGCGAGCCTTACGTCGCCCTGTTCGGACCGCTCTTCTTCACCTCCTGGCTGCTCGCCGACGAGATCGTGGAGGAGAAGTTTTACGGGGCCACCCGCCTTCTCTGCTCGAGTGCTTCCAGCAAGACGGCACTCAGCCTGGCCTTCATGCTCAAGCGCGATCACAGCGAAACGATCACCCTGGTCGGACTCACGTCAGCCGGCAACAAGGGCTTCGTCGAAGGCACCGGTTTCTACGACGAAGTTGTCACCTACGACGACCTCGATCAGCTCGATCCGGCGGTAGCGAACGCCTACATCGATTTCGGTGGCAGCGCCGACCTGCGTGGTCGCATCCACAACCGGTTCGGTGAGAACCTGCTCGCCGACACGGTCGTCGGTGCGGCCGACTGGGAGGAGCTCGCGCCCGACCCGGACGCCGAACCGCTGTCCGGCCCGAAGCCCGGCTTCTTCTTTGCGCCGAACCGCGTCGCCAAGCGGAACGAAGATTGGGGAGCCGCTGAACTCCGGCGGAAGATCGCCAATGATCAGGAAGCCTTCATCGATTCAAGCAAGGACTGGATGACAATCCGCACCGGAAACGGGCCGGAGGACATGCAGCGAACTTTCGGCGAGTTTCTCGACGGCAACGTCGATCCCGCCGAAGGCTGGAACATCACGCCCTGA
- a CDS encoding FAD-binding oxidoreductase produces MPDFILPADADYDSARLAWNLGADQRPAAVAVARNVEDVKESLAWARERRLKVTNQTTGHAAEALPGLEGSLLMKTELHDGMVEIDAEARTARVLAGASWDDVITAATPHGLTALHGSSPSVGVIGYLLGGGLSTYGRSHGLACNYIDAFEVVTEDGTELRVDADTEPELFWALRGGGGGLAVVTAVEIELLPMAEVFAGATFLPISAAAATLDAWIKWTGTANDSTTSNFRIMRMPPFEEIPEPIRGRAVVCVDGVSVDQASGEELASLLAECGEPLMGGWGVQPTAAVTRLHGDPEEPMPGTGDSAMLGSLDETAAQSFLTAVGPDATTSLIVAELRHAGGQLGQPARDAGVLDRLDGEFLLFGTGIAADPGTTAATVSDLANLFEAMEPWTGETKFVNFAGADCEFDNCFPREAVDRLRLVFDQYSPQRLFLDSRAIDN; encoded by the coding sequence GTGCCCGATTTCATCCTTCCCGCCGACGCTGACTACGATTCCGCGCGACTCGCCTGGAACCTCGGTGCCGACCAGCGTCCGGCCGCCGTGGCTGTCGCCCGGAACGTCGAAGACGTCAAGGAGTCTCTCGCCTGGGCCCGTGAGCGGAGACTGAAGGTGACGAACCAGACGACCGGCCACGCCGCCGAAGCCCTGCCCGGCCTCGAAGGCTCCCTGCTGATGAAGACAGAACTCCACGACGGTATGGTCGAGATCGACGCCGAGGCCCGGACCGCCCGGGTCCTGGCGGGCGCGAGCTGGGATGACGTGATCACGGCGGCGACCCCCCACGGCCTGACCGCACTCCACGGCTCGTCGCCTTCGGTCGGAGTGATCGGCTACCTGCTCGGCGGCGGGCTCAGTACCTACGGCCGGTCGCACGGCCTCGCCTGCAATTACATCGACGCTTTCGAAGTGGTCACCGAAGACGGTACCGAGCTTCGAGTCGACGCCGACACGGAGCCGGAGCTCTTCTGGGCACTACGCGGAGGTGGAGGCGGCCTCGCCGTGGTTACCGCGGTCGAGATCGAACTGCTGCCAATGGCTGAGGTCTTCGCCGGAGCGACCTTCCTGCCGATCAGCGCCGCGGCCGCGACCCTCGACGCCTGGATCAAGTGGACCGGGACGGCGAACGATTCGACCACTTCGAACTTCCGCATCATGCGCATGCCTCCGTTTGAGGAGATCCCCGAGCCGATCCGCGGCAGGGCCGTGGTCTGTGTCGATGGCGTCTCGGTCGACCAGGCGTCAGGCGAAGAGCTGGCCAGCCTGCTCGCGGAGTGCGGCGAACCGCTGATGGGTGGCTGGGGCGTTCAGCCGACCGCCGCGGTCACCCGCCTTCATGGAGATCCTGAGGAGCCGATGCCGGGCACGGGCGACTCGGCGATGCTGGGCTCCCTCGACGAAACTGCGGCCCAATCGTTCCTCACCGCGGTCGGCCCGGACGCGACGACCTCGTTAATCGTTGCCGAACTCCGGCACGCCGGCGGCCAGCTCGGGCAGCCCGCCAGGGATGCCGGTGTGCTCGACCGACTCGACGGAGAGTTCCTGCTCTTCGGCACCGGCATTGCCGCCGACCCGGGAACTACCGCGGCGACAGTCTCCGACCTGGCCAACCTGTTCGAAGCGATGGAACCCTGGACCGGCGAGACCAAGTTCGTCAACTTCGCCGGCGCCGACTGTGAATTCGACAACTGCTTCCCGCGCGAAGCGGTCGACCGGCTCCGCCTCGTATTCGACCAGTACAGCCCGCAGCGGCTCTTCCTCGACTCGCGCGCGATCGACAACTAG
- a CDS encoding DUF5519 family protein, with amino-acid sequence MEDSKTASEIITAEVTSWPGVTKELGRFGAQAFKFENREIGHLHGDHAAHFAFPKDQSAELKKAGRVVDHPLGEKYKGLAARRIEDDHDVWQAIELMRLNYDRIVDRVSVPAP; translated from the coding sequence ATGGAAGATTCAAAGACAGCGAGCGAAATCATCACCGCCGAAGTCACCAGCTGGCCCGGAGTGACCAAAGAGCTGGGGCGGTTCGGAGCCCAGGCCTTCAAGTTCGAGAACCGTGAGATCGGTCACCTCCACGGCGACCACGCAGCCCACTTCGCTTTCCCCAAGGACCAGAGCGCCGAGCTGAAGAAGGCCGGACGGGTGGTCGACCATCCGCTGGGCGAGAAGTACAAAGGGCTGGCCGCCCGCCGGATCGAAGACGACCACGACGTCTGGCAGGCGATCGAACTGATGCGGCTGAATTACGACCGGATCGTAGACAGGGTCAGCGTGCCGGCCCCGTGA
- a CDS encoding CHAD domain-containing protein, translated as MSLRAIRIESGSGLSATFVPEAGMIGVSLRHEGEELLGQRRGLESYVESGKTMGLPILYPWANRLSRNEYEFGGRAVRIEPDAFGVRRDDNGLAIHGTLAASPLWIIEDASAGDQREDARLAASLDFGAHPELLASFPFPHRLELEMKIEGETLTVTATVVNTGDGPMPLAFGFHPYLSLPGGDRSSWQIELPARKALEFDERGIPTAGGNSLEAGTETLGDRSWDDGFTGIEAGAGFSVADDRRRITVRLDRGYGAAQIFAPAGEDVVCFEPMKAPTDALVSGRDLNSVEPGESDVSRFTISISPAGEPTENEIRDPGYRLGRENPASEVRRVAHSRVESALKNLRSSDPAARADSIHEARKDIKKMRAVLRLVRENVGKETFRTENRRYRDAARLLSESRDSEVLVETVEALIASQPDQAAAAAPLIAELEARRDRDRESGGPAIDSRLERAARTIEEGGRLIDDWNLSESDWQLFAGGLRRTYRDGQRRLEDVEAEATSATVHEWRKRVKDLWYQLRLLRNSWKEGLKAPVKEIGHLAELLGSYNDLSVLLDELETGHATDPSVAGLKAIAIARQIELLDEALPLGRRVYAEKPRQFTDRIGAYWSI; from the coding sequence ATGAGCCTGCGCGCAATCCGCATCGAATCCGGCAGCGGCCTCTCGGCGACCTTCGTCCCGGAAGCCGGAATGATCGGGGTGTCCCTGCGCCACGAAGGCGAAGAACTCCTCGGCCAGCGCCGCGGGCTCGAGAGTTACGTCGAGTCGGGCAAGACCATGGGCCTGCCGATCCTCTACCCGTGGGCGAACCGGCTGTCGCGGAACGAGTACGAGTTCGGCGGCCGGGCGGTCAGGATCGAACCGGATGCTTTCGGAGTGCGTCGCGACGACAACGGCCTCGCGATCCACGGAACCCTGGCGGCGTCCCCGCTCTGGATCATCGAAGACGCTTCGGCCGGGGACCAGCGGGAGGACGCGCGGCTGGCCGCCTCGCTTGACTTCGGCGCCCACCCCGAGCTGCTGGCGAGCTTCCCTTTCCCCCACCGCCTCGAACTCGAGATGAAGATCGAGGGTGAAACGCTCACCGTGACGGCCACCGTGGTCAACACCGGCGACGGACCGATGCCCCTGGCCTTCGGTTTCCATCCTTACCTGAGCCTGCCCGGAGGGGACCGCTCGAGCTGGCAGATCGAGCTGCCGGCCCGGAAGGCCCTCGAGTTCGACGAGCGCGGCATCCCGACGGCCGGGGGGAACAGCCTCGAAGCCGGCACCGAGACCCTCGGCGACCGGTCGTGGGACGACGGCTTCACGGGTATCGAAGCGGGCGCCGGGTTCTCGGTGGCCGACGATCGCCGCCGCATCACCGTGCGGCTCGACCGGGGCTACGGCGCCGCCCAGATTTTCGCGCCGGCCGGCGAGGACGTGGTCTGTTTCGAGCCGATGAAAGCCCCGACCGATGCCCTGGTCAGCGGTCGTGACCTGAACTCGGTCGAACCAGGCGAATCGGACGTCTCCCGGTTCACGATCAGCATCAGCCCGGCCGGAGAGCCGACGGAGAACGAGATCCGGGACCCCGGGTACCGGCTCGGCCGGGAGAACCCGGCCAGCGAGGTCCGGCGGGTCGCCCACAGCCGGGTCGAGTCGGCGCTGAAGAACCTGCGCTCCTCCGATCCGGCGGCCCGGGCCGATTCGATCCACGAAGCACGCAAGGACATTAAGAAAATGAGGGCCGTGCTGCGGCTCGTCCGGGAGAACGTCGGCAAGGAGACCTTCCGGACCGAGAACCGCCGGTACCGCGACGCCGCCCGGCTGCTCTCCGAGTCGCGCGACAGCGAAGTCCTGGTCGAGACGGTCGAAGCCCTGATCGCCTCGCAACCGGACCAGGCGGCCGCGGCCGCTCCGCTGATCGCCGAGCTCGAAGCGCGACGCGACCGGGACCGGGAATCGGGCGGCCCGGCGATCGACTCCCGCCTCGAGCGGGCGGCAAGAACCATCGAGGAAGGCGGGCGCCTGATCGATGACTGGAACCTCTCCGAATCCGACTGGCAGCTCTTCGCCGGCGGCCTGCGGCGGACCTATCGCGACGGGCAGCGGCGGCTCGAGGACGTTGAAGCCGAAGCGACGTCGGCCACCGTCCACGAGTGGCGTAAACGGGTCAAGGACCTCTGGTACCAGCTGCGGCTGCTGCGCAATTCCTGGAAGGAGGGGTTGAAGGCGCCGGTGAAGGAGATCGGGCACCTGGCCGAGCTGCTCGGCTCCTACAACGACCTCTCGGTCCTGCTCGACGAACTCGAGACCGGTCACGCCACGGATCCGTCGGTTGCCGGACTGAAAGCGATCGCGATCGCCCGCCAGATCGAGCTGCTCGACGAGGCCCTGCCCCTGGGGCGACGGGTGTACGCCGAGAAGCCGCGTCAGTTCACCGACCGGATCGGCGCGTACTGGTCGATCTGA
- a CDS encoding DEAD/DEAH box helicase family protein, whose protein sequence is MSTASAYSNPGSGPRITLPAWPDDRPLREWQIEALSVLDDHGGSSFLASATPAAGKTTFGLKVAHQMLSAGQVSRVVVVGPTTHICRQWASDAARYGIDLEPNRPNSDGAETEDFHGVAVTYQTVAADPTLHAASSRRPTLVIADEPHHMGDQASWGVSARKAFGHANFRLLLSGTPFRSDNAAIPWIAYDEDGMSTADFVYGYPEALVDRVCRPVTFLPYDGEMEWESDGKIRTADFDLVLPSNESARRLRTALDAGGDWMGEVLRDADRKLEEVRAGGHPDAGGLVIASDQNHARAISRRMGMICGEIPEIVMSDEPDGSRRIANFSAGDKRWLVSVLMVSEGVDIPRLRVGVYATAARTELFFRQVVGRFIRVTPSPRRQMSYLLLPADERLKRLAFEIEKERRHAIDLAPSLEDELEELDHELPERGEAGDGFHMLSSTAAELDEAILAQTTMQLFATDDIDETPQSVSAITGAATIRARPAIKPKAEPAAPAEPKRESAFAARERLRGERRTMVADISRRTGESHREVHSRINRMTGVTAVSKATRSQLEQGNELLEHDLS, encoded by the coding sequence TTGAGCACCGCCTCCGCCTACTCGAACCCCGGCTCCGGACCCCGGATCACCCTGCCCGCCTGGCCCGACGACCGGCCCCTCCGGGAGTGGCAGATCGAAGCCCTGTCCGTACTTGATGACCACGGGGGATCCAGTTTCCTAGCTTCGGCGACCCCGGCGGCCGGCAAGACGACCTTCGGACTCAAGGTGGCGCACCAGATGCTCAGTGCCGGCCAGGTCTCCCGAGTGGTCGTGGTCGGGCCGACCACACACATCTGCCGCCAGTGGGCGTCCGATGCCGCCCGATACGGGATCGACCTCGAACCGAACCGGCCGAACTCCGACGGGGCCGAGACCGAGGACTTCCACGGGGTCGCCGTTACCTACCAGACGGTCGCCGCCGATCCGACCCTGCACGCAGCGTCGTCGAGGCGACCGACCCTGGTGATCGCCGACGAGCCCCACCACATGGGGGATCAGGCGAGCTGGGGCGTGAGCGCACGCAAGGCTTTCGGCCACGCCAACTTCCGCCTGCTCCTCTCCGGCACGCCCTTCCGGTCGGACAATGCAGCGATTCCGTGGATCGCTTATGACGAGGACGGAATGAGTACGGCCGACTTCGTCTACGGCTATCCCGAGGCCCTGGTCGACCGGGTCTGCCGCCCCGTCACCTTCCTGCCCTATGACGGCGAGATGGAGTGGGAGAGCGATGGCAAGATCCGGACAGCCGACTTCGACCTAGTGCTGCCTTCGAACGAATCGGCAAGGCGGCTTCGAACCGCGCTCGACGCGGGCGGCGACTGGATGGGTGAGGTCCTGCGCGACGCCGACCGGAAGCTTGAAGAGGTCCGGGCGGGCGGGCACCCCGACGCCGGTGGCCTGGTGATCGCCTCGGACCAGAACCACGCCCGGGCGATCTCCCGACGCATGGGCATGATCTGCGGCGAGATCCCGGAGATCGTGATGAGCGACGAACCCGACGGCAGCCGCCGGATCGCCAATTTCTCGGCGGGGGACAAACGCTGGCTCGTCTCCGTGCTGATGGTGTCGGAGGGTGTGGACATTCCGCGCCTCCGGGTCGGCGTCTACGCGACCGCCGCCCGCACCGAGCTTTTCTTCCGGCAGGTGGTCGGCCGTTTCATCCGGGTGACCCCGAGTCCGCGGCGCCAGATGAGTTACCTCCTGCTGCCGGCAGACGAAAGGCTCAAGCGGCTCGCTTTCGAGATCGAGAAGGAGCGTCGCCACGCGATCGACCTCGCGCCTTCGCTTGAGGACGAGCTCGAGGAACTCGACCACGAACTGCCCGAGCGGGGCGAGGCAGGCGACGGATTCCACATGCTGAGCTCGACTGCGGCCGAGCTGGACGAAGCGATCCTCGCCCAGACCACGATGCAGCTTTTCGCGACCGACGACATCGACGAAACGCCGCAATCGGTCTCGGCGATCACCGGGGCAGCGACCATCCGCGCCCGGCCGGCCATCAAGCCCAAGGCCGAGCCGGCCGCACCCGCCGAGCCGAAGCGGGAGTCAGCCTTCGCCGCCCGCGAGCGCCTGCGCGGAGAGCGCCGGACGATGGTGGCCGATATCTCCCGGAGGACGGGAGAAAGTCACCGGGAGGTTCATTCCCGGATCAACCGGATGACGGGAGTGACGGCGGTCAGCAAAGCGACCCGCAGCCAACTCGAGCAGGGAAACGAACTGCTCGAGCACGACCTCAGCTGA
- a CDS encoding FAD-dependent oxidoreductase, with translation MPEGQAPVAIVGAGLAGLKCALELQELGIDFRIYEASDGVGGRARTDTVDGFQLDRGFQVLLNAYPEARKTLDYDALQLGSFVPGARVRIKDSFAKFADPLRSPRSAPAAAVSLVGNLADKFRVARMWRDLTSTDPREILLRPEKSAISSLEERGFTTGMIEDFFRPFFGGVFIDPDLETSSRLMEIFFRCFSTGDTSLPAGGMGAIADQMAARLPEGSVRFGQRVTAVEAEAIELDDGSREEAAAVVVATEESAAAGLCGLPAPVGSRTTTCLYFDAPEAEINGGWLILSPSGKRPINEVAVPSSVADGYAPNGRSLVAVSVVGPETDRADLHESVITQLSDWFGETAVSGWRHLKTYRIEHALPAFRPGRQQPDGESPLLASGVFICGDHRETPSIQGALVSGRKAAGAVSKALGADQAVGTG, from the coding sequence GTGCCGGAGGGCCAGGCGCCGGTAGCGATCGTCGGGGCCGGCCTGGCCGGACTCAAGTGTGCGCTCGAGCTCCAGGAGCTCGGAATCGATTTCAGGATCTACGAGGCCTCGGACGGGGTCGGAGGCCGGGCCCGCACCGACACCGTCGACGGTTTTCAGCTCGACCGCGGTTTCCAGGTCCTGCTGAACGCCTACCCGGAAGCCAGGAAGACGCTCGATTATGACGCCCTTCAGCTGGGCTCGTTCGTCCCCGGAGCCCGCGTTCGCATCAAGGATTCATTCGCCAAGTTCGCCGATCCCCTGCGGTCGCCACGCTCGGCACCGGCCGCCGCCGTCTCGCTCGTCGGCAACCTGGCCGACAAGTTCCGCGTCGCCCGGATGTGGCGGGACCTGACTTCGACCGATCCCCGGGAGATCTTGCTCCGGCCGGAAAAGAGCGCGATTTCATCGCTGGAGGAACGTGGCTTCACCACCGGGATGATCGAGGACTTCTTCCGGCCTTTCTTCGGCGGTGTCTTCATCGACCCCGACCTGGAGACCTCGAGCCGCCTGATGGAGATCTTCTTCCGCTGCTTCTCCACCGGAGACACCTCCCTGCCGGCCGGCGGCATGGGCGCAATTGCCGACCAGATGGCCGCGCGGCTTCCCGAAGGCTCGGTCAGGTTCGGTCAGCGGGTGACCGCGGTCGAAGCCGAGGCGATCGAACTCGACGACGGCAGCCGTGAAGAAGCCGCTGCGGTGGTCGTCGCCACGGAAGAAAGCGCCGCTGCCGGTCTGTGCGGGCTGCCCGCCCCGGTTGGAAGCCGGACCACGACCTGCCTTTATTTCGATGCGCCGGAAGCCGAGATCAACGGAGGCTGGCTGATCCTCTCTCCTTCCGGCAAGAGACCGATCAACGAAGTCGCCGTCCCCAGCTCGGTCGCCGATGGCTACGCACCAAACGGACGGTCGCTGGTCGCGGTGAGTGTGGTTGGCCCGGAAACCGACCGCGCCGACCTGCACGAATCGGTCATCACCCAGCTCAGTGACTGGTTCGGCGAGACGGCCGTCTCCGGCTGGCGGCACCTCAAGACTTACCGCATCGAACACGCACTTCCGGCCTTCAGGCCCGGGCGGCAGCAACCCGATGGCGAATCACCGCTGCTCGCCTCCGGTGTCTTCATCTGCGGCGACCATCGCGAGACCCCTTCCATTCAGGGTGCGCTGGTCTCCGGCCGCAAGGCGGCAGGCGCCGTTTCGAAAGCACTCGGTGCGGACCAGGCCGTGGGAACCGGATGA
- a CDS encoding fructosamine kinase family protein, with product MKESCGRETGESPGLFEAAARVAGSRLEDVAACAGGDINQAWKLKLGDGTEAFLKSRPGAPAREFEVEAAGLEWLAAVGELPVPKVLGVVPGDQPGLLLGWIEPGGRLDSAGEATFGQGLARIHRQEADGFGTLPDGAPEGDLMVGPVSLGNFVDQDTRDGFGPCYARRLEGLVAQALDCAAIDSEQAAGIGKLCGRIEEFTGPPEPPARTHGDLWSGNVLVGADGRPWLIDPAAHGAHRELDLAMLALFGAPSDRFMGAYREEFPLAPDHQERVELWQIQPLLIHAILFDGSYGEAAARAAGRYL from the coding sequence ATGAAGGAAAGTTGCGGACGGGAGACCGGTGAATCGCCGGGTCTGTTCGAGGCTGCGGCCCGGGTCGCGGGCAGCCGGCTGGAGGACGTGGCCGCCTGCGCGGGCGGAGACATCAACCAGGCCTGGAAGTTGAAGCTGGGCGACGGGACGGAGGCTTTCCTGAAGAGCCGGCCTGGCGCACCGGCGCGAGAGTTTGAAGTCGAGGCCGCCGGACTCGAGTGGCTGGCCGCGGTCGGCGAGCTGCCAGTGCCGAAAGTCCTCGGAGTAGTGCCGGGAGACCAGCCCGGGCTGCTGCTCGGATGGATCGAACCGGGCGGGCGGCTCGATTCAGCCGGTGAGGCCACATTCGGTCAGGGCCTGGCCCGGATCCACCGGCAGGAGGCCGACGGTTTCGGCACGCTTCCTGACGGAGCACCAGAGGGCGACCTGATGGTCGGCCCAGTCAGCCTCGGAAATTTCGTCGATCAGGACACCAGGGACGGGTTCGGCCCCTGCTATGCGCGCCGCCTCGAGGGCCTCGTCGCGCAGGCGCTCGACTGCGCCGCGATCGACTCCGAACAGGCTGCCGGCATCGGAAAGCTGTGCGGACGGATCGAGGAGTTCACCGGACCGCCCGAGCCGCCGGCGCGGACCCATGGCGACCTTTGGTCGGGCAACGTCCTGGTCGGGGCTGACGGTCGGCCCTGGCTGATCGACCCAGCCGCGCATGGCGCCCACCGCGAGCTTGACCTGGCGATGCTCGCCCTCTTCGGTGCCCCGTCCGACCGTTTCATGGGGGCGTACCGCGAGGAGTTTCCGCTCGCCCCGGACCATCAGGAACGGGTCGAGCTCTGGCAGATCCAGCCACTCCTGATCCACGCGATCCTCTTCGACGGTTCCTACGGCGAGGCTGCCGCCCGAGCCGCCGGCCGATACCTCTGA
- the soxR gene encoding redox-sensitive transcriptional activator SoxR — protein sequence MSELLTITEVSRRSGVAASALRFYEEKELITSERAGSGHRRYPRPVLRRIAFIVFAQKVGLTLDEIGSELEKLPQDRAPTGKDWSRLSSKWTSRIDDRIGELERLRSGLTECIGCGCLSLSKCKLANPGDRVARQGPGPRSWVAAPVAR from the coding sequence ATGTCCGAACTGCTGACCATCACCGAGGTGTCACGTCGCAGCGGTGTCGCCGCTTCGGCGCTGCGTTTCTACGAAGAGAAGGAACTGATCACCTCCGAGCGGGCGGGCTCGGGCCACCGCCGATACCCGCGGCCGGTTTTGCGCCGGATCGCCTTCATCGTCTTTGCCCAGAAAGTCGGGTTGACGCTCGACGAGATCGGGAGTGAACTCGAAAAGCTTCCTCAGGACCGCGCCCCGACCGGAAAGGACTGGTCCCGGCTCTCGAGCAAATGGACATCTCGCATAGACGACCGCATCGGCGAGCTTGAACGCCTGCGGTCCGGTTTGACCGAATGCATCGGCTGCGGTTGTCTCTCACTCAGCAAATGCAAGCTGGCCAATCCGGGTGACCGCGTTGCCAGGCAGGGTCCGGGCCCCCGTTCCTGGGTTGCAGCACCGGTAGCCCGGTAA
- a CDS encoding amidohydrolase, translating to MTIDAWMQHPTQRFFSHEMLDTLLRWTRQDAPTEEPPLAGTVASMDAGDVGFGLLSAWTAPYVPPLVSNEEVAGWVAEYPDRFAGLAAVNLNKPMEAVRELRHCVEELGFKGLRVVPWLWEAPPTDRRYYPLFAACVDLGVPFCTQVGHTGPLRPSETGRPIPYIDQIALDFPELVIVGGHIGYPWTEEMIAVCRKHENVYIDTSAYSSKRIPPELVKYMKSRSGRSRVLFGTNFPMLSHQQALEDLDALGLDDEARELYLEGNAPWSSAWPSRSLRPEPGPVWQRSRAGC from the coding sequence ATGACCATCGACGCATGGATGCAGCACCCGACTCAGAGGTTCTTTTCTCACGAGATGCTCGACACCCTTCTGCGCTGGACGCGGCAGGACGCGCCGACCGAGGAGCCGCCGCTGGCGGGCACGGTCGCCTCGATGGACGCCGGTGATGTCGGCTTTGGACTGCTCAGCGCCTGGACTGCTCCTTATGTGCCGCCGCTCGTCTCGAACGAAGAGGTCGCCGGGTGGGTCGCCGAGTACCCGGATCGTTTCGCCGGCCTTGCCGCGGTCAATCTGAACAAGCCGATGGAGGCGGTGCGCGAGCTCCGGCACTGCGTCGAGGAGCTCGGATTCAAGGGGCTTCGTGTCGTGCCCTGGCTCTGGGAGGCGCCACCGACCGACCGCCGCTACTACCCGCTGTTCGCCGCCTGTGTCGACCTCGGCGTTCCGTTCTGCACCCAGGTCGGCCACACCGGCCCGCTCCGCCCGTCGGAAACCGGCCGGCCGATCCCGTACATCGACCAGATCGCGCTCGACTTCCCCGAACTGGTCATCGTCGGCGGACACATCGGCTACCCCTGGACCGAAGAGATGATCGCCGTCTGCCGCAAGCACGAGAACGTCTATATCGACACCTCCGCCTACAGCTCAAAGCGAATCCCGCCCGAGCTGGTCAAGTACATGAAGTCGAGGTCAGGCCGCAGCCGGGTCCTCTTCGGAACGAACTTCCCGATGCTGAGCCACCAGCAGGCCCTTGAGGACCTGGACGCGCTCGGACTCGACGATGAGGCTCGCGAGCTTTACCTCGAAGGCAACGCCCCCTGGTCTTCGGCCTGGCCTAGCCGTTCGCTCAGGCCTGAACCCGGCCCCGTATGGCAAAGGTCCCGAGCAGGATGCTGA